The following proteins are encoded in a genomic region of Herminiimonas arsenicoxydans:
- a CDS encoding conserved hypothetical protein (Evidence 4 : Homologs of previously reported genes of unknown function) encodes MEKTWILIANAERARCFERHAKDQSLIELVDFIHPHTSLTSKANGGDLTGAAGKGHGRTGHAGTQFEPHTEAHAKERAGFARQLADYINAGVAGQRCNALVLIATSPMLGELRPYLSSASEKLVRSCVASDLTRYHGSELKNRVDDALRSPD; translated from the coding sequence ATGGAAAAGACTTGGATTTTAATAGCAAACGCCGAGCGTGCACGTTGCTTCGAGCGTCATGCCAAGGATCAGTCACTCATCGAGCTAGTCGACTTTATTCATCCCCACACCAGTCTCACCAGCAAGGCCAATGGGGGCGACCTGACAGGCGCTGCGGGCAAGGGACACGGTCGCACCGGACATGCTGGCACGCAGTTTGAACCACATACCGAAGCCCACGCGAAAGAGCGTGCCGGCTTTGCCCGACAACTTGCGGATTACATCAACGCAGGGGTAGCCGGGCAACGCTGCAATGCGCTAGTACTGATCGCTACCAGCCCGATGCTAGGCGAACTCAGACCCTATTTGAGCAGTGCCTCTGAGAAGTTGGTACGGAGTTGCGTTGCGAGCGATTTGACGCGCTACCATGGTTCGGAGTTGAAGAATCGTGTTGATGACGCCTTACGGTCGCCCGATTGA
- a CDS encoding hypothetical protein (Evidence 5 : No homology to any previously reported sequences): protein MPCSTYGRLAIKIKGLREIVALLSFPDVTDARFPGIQPPCCFMRMFIQGIFLTNRVNIIHSMKLSK, encoded by the coding sequence GTGCCATGTTCGACTTACGGGAGGCTCGCCATTAAAATCAAGGGGTTACGAGAAATCGTAGCCCTTTTGTCATTTCCGGATGTGACAGATGCCCGCTTTCCCGGCATTCAGCCGCCATGCTGTTTTATGAGAATGTTTATCCAGGGTATTTTTCTAACAAATCGGGTTAATATCATCCACTCGATGAAGCTGTCGAAATAG
- a CDS encoding Conserved hypothetical protein; putative metal-dependent phosphohydrolase (Evidence 4 : Homologs of previously reported genes of unknown function) — protein sequence MLKQINVEQLRVGMFIQKFCSTWDESPFWRTSLLLDNLKDLHAIQASDVAQVWIDTSKGLDVKKPVVENEVATQIIAPPPLIVPRRASFDDEMARAKKICADGKVAVTTMFQEARMGKALNTVRAHSLVEEISSSVMRNPDALISLARLKNKDDYTYMHSVAVCALMIALARKMKLDDGQIRDAGLAGLLHDVGKMMVSQSILDKPGQLTDEEFVVVKEHPVEGHKILSVSPDVSEAALDVCLHHHERFDGTGYPHRLAGENISLFARMGAVCDVYDAITSNRAYKAGWEPSESLRRMAEWKGHFDPAVFQAFVKCIGIYPTGALVRLKTGRIGVVVEQSENSLLTPKVKIFFSVKSNAYIPPELVDLAKLEGYDKIIGLEDAQKLGLKNVHVIWEGVT from the coding sequence ATGTTGAAACAAATCAATGTGGAACAGCTCCGTGTTGGCATGTTTATTCAAAAGTTCTGCAGTACCTGGGATGAATCGCCGTTTTGGCGGACTTCGCTATTGCTCGACAATCTCAAGGATTTGCACGCGATTCAAGCCAGTGATGTGGCCCAAGTGTGGATCGATACTTCCAAAGGGCTGGATGTCAAAAAGCCTGTCGTTGAAAATGAAGTCGCGACACAAATAATTGCACCCCCTCCATTGATAGTGCCGCGTCGTGCATCCTTCGACGACGAGATGGCACGCGCCAAAAAAATATGCGCTGATGGCAAGGTCGCCGTCACCACGATGTTTCAGGAAGCCAGGATGGGCAAGGCCTTGAACACGGTGCGGGCGCATTCACTGGTAGAAGAAATTTCCTCCTCAGTCATGCGCAATCCCGATGCGCTCATCAGTCTCGCTCGGTTAAAAAACAAGGATGACTACACCTACATGCATTCAGTCGCGGTGTGCGCACTGATGATTGCACTCGCCAGGAAAATGAAACTGGACGACGGGCAGATCAGAGATGCGGGGCTGGCGGGACTGCTGCACGATGTCGGCAAAATGATGGTTTCGCAGTCGATACTGGATAAGCCGGGCCAGTTGACCGACGAGGAGTTTGTCGTAGTCAAGGAGCATCCGGTCGAAGGACACAAAATTCTGTCTGTGTCACCTGATGTCAGTGAAGCGGCTCTCGATGTGTGTTTGCACCACCACGAACGTTTCGACGGTACAGGTTATCCGCATCGCCTGGCAGGCGAAAACATCAGCCTGTTCGCGCGCATGGGCGCTGTCTGTGATGTGTACGATGCCATCACATCGAACCGCGCCTATAAAGCCGGTTGGGAGCCGTCAGAATCCTTGCGACGCATGGCAGAGTGGAAAGGCCATTTTGATCCCGCTGTTTTCCAGGCATTTGTGAAATGCATAGGCATTTATCCCACTGGCGCATTGGTCAGACTGAAGACAGGGCGCATAGGTGTGGTGGTGGAGCAGTCTGAAAATTCCTTGTTAACTCCCAAGGTCAAAATTTTCTTTTCGGTCAAATCGAATGCATACATTCCTCCCGAGCTTGTCGATCTGGCGAAACTGGAGGGCTACGATAAAATCATCGGCCTGGAAGATGCCCAAAAACTGGGACTCAAAAATGTCCATGTGATCTGGGAAGGAGTGACATAG